A stretch of Longimicrobium terrae DNA encodes these proteins:
- a CDS encoding winged helix DNA-binding domain-containing protein, producing MPPRSSSSGEVLSTRALNRALLARQMLLRRAELSAADALEHVVGMQAQAPNPPYLGLWTRLDGFAIDDLATLVRERKAVRIALMRSTIFLVTARDALRLRPVLHAELLRWGKTVYRKGLQGVDVDALAVAARALVEEAPRTWAELGPLLSQRWPAADRTALVGMARTILPLVQVPPRGIWGESGPAAHTTAEHWLGQPLAAETAPDNMVMRYLAAFGPASVRDAQHWCGLKRLNVVMDRLRPRLVSFRDENGTELFDLPDAPRPDADTPAPVRFLPDFDNVLLSHADRTRIISEEDRARVFSVNGIIRASILVDGFVRGCGRSKRSATRLCWSSTLSWRSPPRTGARWRKKASAWSASPPRMPPGTRCGSRSPRARRTSSNGAGRPGSNAVDRQKHPRAAAVRGCFIGTVRILYRTKID from the coding sequence ATGCCACCTCGTTCCTCATCCAGCGGTGAAGTCCTCTCCACTCGCGCGCTCAACCGGGCGCTGCTGGCGCGGCAGATGCTGCTGCGGCGCGCGGAATTGTCCGCGGCGGACGCGCTGGAGCACGTGGTGGGGATGCAGGCGCAGGCACCCAATCCGCCATACCTGGGCCTGTGGACGCGGCTGGATGGATTCGCCATCGACGATCTCGCCACGCTGGTGCGCGAGCGCAAGGCCGTGCGGATCGCGCTGATGCGCTCCACGATCTTTCTGGTCACCGCCCGCGACGCCCTGCGCCTTCGCCCCGTGCTGCACGCGGAACTGCTGCGCTGGGGAAAGACCGTGTACCGCAAGGGATTGCAAGGCGTGGACGTGGACGCGCTCGCCGTCGCCGCCCGCGCGCTGGTGGAAGAGGCGCCGCGCACCTGGGCGGAACTGGGCCCACTGCTGTCCCAGCGATGGCCCGCCGCCGACCGCACCGCGCTGGTGGGGATGGCGCGCACGATCCTGCCGCTGGTGCAGGTGCCTCCGCGCGGCATCTGGGGCGAGAGCGGGCCCGCGGCGCACACCACGGCGGAACACTGGCTTGGCCAGCCACTCGCCGCGGAGACCGCGCCGGACAACATGGTGATGCGCTACCTGGCCGCGTTCGGCCCGGCGAGTGTGCGCGACGCGCAGCACTGGTGCGGCCTCAAGCGCCTCAACGTGGTGATGGACCGGCTGCGGCCGCGGCTCGTCTCATTTCGCGACGAGAACGGGACCGAACTCTTCGATCTGCCGGACGCACCGCGGCCGGACGCGGACACGCCGGCGCCGGTGCGCTTTCTTCCCGACTTCGACAACGTTCTGCTATCCCACGCGGACCGCACGCGCATCATCTCCGAGGAGGACCGCGCGCGGGTTTTCAGCGTCAACGGCATCATCCGCGCGAGCATCCTCGTAGACGGCTTCGTGCGGGGTTGTGGACGATCGAAAAGAAGCGCAACACGGCTGTGCTGGTCATCAACCCTTTCGTGGCGCTCGCCCCCGCGGACCGGCGCGCGCTGGAGGAAGAAGGCGAGCGCCTGGTCCGCTTCGCCGCCGCGGATGCCGCCCGGCACGAGGTGCGGTTCGCGTAGTCCACGCGCGAGGCGGACGTCATCAAACGGAGCGGGCAGACCTGGATCGAACGCGGTTGATCGACAGAAGCACCCCCGGGCGGCGGCCGTCCGGGGGTGTTTTATCGGAACGGTACGCATCCTTTACAGGACGAAAATCGATTGA
- a CDS encoding CgeB family protein codes for MKLVVFGLTISSSWGNGHATTYRALLRAFAERGHEIVFYEWDAPWYRGNRDLPHPGFARLKLYAEWDDVAASAVAEAREADAVIVGSYVKDGPRVIDALAGAGVDPLFFYDIDTPVTVAALRRGGTEYLRPDQVPLFTRYLSFTGGPFLQDVIERELGAREARPLYCSVDVDRYRPTEIDPYLVCDLAYMGTYAPDRQPLIDRFLVEPARRMPDRKFYVAGPQYPDDLEWPENVLHNPHLPPALHPQFYSSARWQLNATRADMVAAGWSPSVRLFEAAACGAAMISDRWPGIDHFFTPGSEILLPETTEEVIHIIRDTHEDDRRAIGLAARARIVAEHTAAHRAEELEALVGTVVASA; via the coding sequence ATGAAGCTCGTCGTCTTCGGCCTGACGATTTCCTCCAGCTGGGGAAACGGCCACGCCACCACGTACCGCGCCCTGCTGCGCGCCTTTGCGGAGCGCGGGCACGAAATCGTGTTCTACGAGTGGGACGCGCCCTGGTACCGCGGCAACCGCGACCTGCCGCATCCCGGCTTCGCGCGGCTCAAGCTGTACGCGGAGTGGGATGACGTGGCCGCGTCCGCCGTGGCCGAGGCACGCGAGGCGGACGCCGTGATCGTGGGCTCGTACGTCAAGGACGGTCCGCGGGTCATCGACGCGCTGGCCGGGGCCGGGGTGGATCCCCTGTTCTTTTACGACATCGACACGCCGGTGACGGTGGCGGCGCTGCGGCGCGGCGGCACCGAGTACCTGCGGCCGGACCAGGTCCCGCTCTTCACCCGCTACCTGTCGTTCACCGGCGGGCCGTTTCTGCAGGACGTGATTGAGCGCGAACTGGGCGCGCGCGAGGCCCGGCCGCTGTACTGCTCGGTGGATGTGGATCGGTACCGGCCGACGGAGATCGATCCGTACCTGGTGTGCGACCTGGCGTACATGGGCACGTACGCGCCGGACCGCCAGCCGCTGATCGACCGCTTTCTGGTGGAGCCCGCGCGGCGGATGCCGGATCGCAAGTTCTACGTGGCCGGCCCGCAGTATCCCGACGACCTGGAGTGGCCGGAGAACGTGCTCCACAACCCGCACCTGCCGCCGGCGCTGCATCCGCAGTTCTACAGCAGCGCGCGCTGGCAGCTGAACGCGACGCGCGCGGACATGGTGGCGGCCGGCTGGTCGCCCTCCGTCCGCCTGTTCGAGGCGGCCGCCTGCGGCGCGGCCATGATCAGCGACCGCTGGCCCGGCATCGACCACTTCTTTACGCCCGGGTCGGAGATCCTGCTTCCGGAGACGACGGAGGAGGTGATCCACATCATTCGCGACACGCACGAGGATGACCGGCGCGCCATCGGCCTTGCCGCGCGCGCGCGCATCGTCGCGGAGCACACGGCCGCCCATCGCGCGGAAGAGCTGGAAGCGCTCGTCGGAACGGTCGTCGCCAGCGCGTGA
- a CDS encoding CgeB family protein, which produces MHLTFFGSSLVSCYWNGAATYYRGLIRALHALGHQVTFCEPDAYDRQKNRDLAEDPHYARVIVYTTEAERDALMEQAFAESDWVIKCSGVGVWDTELEEAVAARAGGSVMTAFLDVDAPATLGRIAADENDPARACIPRYDHIFTYGGGPPVVAEYERWGARVCTPIYNALDPDEHRPVKGVPIEYDLLFMGNRLPDREARVEEFFFRAARLCPEHRFLLGGEGWGWKSDMPANVTSLGHVPTARHNAVNASARLVLNIHRDSMVQNGWSPATRMFEAAGAASCQVTDEWMGIEDFFAPGEEILVAAKAEDVARIVRETGDEDARRIGQAGRRRALADHTYTQRARQMDAILRAPVESAV; this is translated from the coding sequence ATGCACCTGACGTTCTTTGGTTCCTCGCTCGTGTCCTGCTACTGGAACGGCGCGGCCACCTACTACCGCGGGCTGATCCGCGCTCTGCACGCCCTGGGGCACCAGGTCACCTTCTGCGAGCCGGACGCCTACGACCGGCAGAAGAACCGCGACCTGGCCGAAGATCCGCACTATGCCCGCGTCATCGTCTACACGACCGAGGCGGAGCGCGACGCGCTGATGGAGCAGGCGTTCGCGGAAAGCGACTGGGTCATCAAGTGCAGCGGCGTGGGCGTGTGGGACACGGAGCTGGAGGAAGCCGTCGCCGCGCGTGCCGGCGGATCGGTGATGACGGCGTTTCTGGACGTGGACGCGCCCGCCACGCTCGGCCGCATCGCCGCGGACGAGAACGATCCCGCGCGCGCCTGCATTCCGCGCTACGACCACATCTTTACCTACGGTGGCGGTCCGCCGGTCGTGGCGGAGTACGAGCGGTGGGGCGCCAGGGTGTGCACGCCCATCTACAACGCGCTGGATCCGGACGAGCACCGGCCGGTGAAAGGCGTGCCCATCGAGTACGACCTGCTGTTCATGGGCAACCGGCTGCCGGACCGCGAAGCCCGCGTGGAGGAGTTTTTTTTCCGCGCCGCGCGGCTGTGCCCCGAGCACAGGTTCCTGCTCGGCGGCGAGGGGTGGGGATGGAAGAGCGACATGCCCGCGAACGTCACCTCGCTGGGGCACGTGCCCACGGCGCGGCACAACGCGGTGAACGCCTCCGCGCGGCTGGTGCTCAACATCCACCGCGACAGCATGGTGCAGAACGGCTGGAGCCCCGCCACCCGCATGTTCGAGGCGGCGGGCGCGGCCAGCTGCCAGGTTACGGACGAGTGGATGGGGATCGAGGATTTCTTCGCCCCCGGCGAGGAGATCCTGGTGGCGGCAAAGGCGGAGGACGTGGCCCGCATCGTCCGCGAAACGGGGGATGAGGACGCGCGCCGCATCGGGCAGGCGGGGCGGCGGCGGGCGCTGGCGGACCACACCTACACGCAGCGCGCGCGGCAGATGGACGCGATCCTGCGCGCGCCGGTGGAGAGCGCCGTATGA
- a CDS encoding CgeB family protein yields the protein MKFVFFVHSAVSDWNHGNAHFVRGLMSALARGGHEVVSYEPRGAWSVENLLRDYGVGAIVDFARAYPEIEVRSFDPASASLSGDLAEAVRGADVVLVHEWNDPHVVNAIPAAVHAAGGIALFHDTHHRPWSQPEAIARFDLAAYDGVLAFGDVLTDIYRDRFSVERAWTFHEAADHIRFRPLDVEKTQDVAWIGNWGDEERTQELRDYWLGAAKRFPELKWIAHGVRYPEYALAELAEAGVEFRGWAPSLRVPEVFSRSRVTLHVPRRAYVDALRGIPTIRVFEALACGIPLVSAPWLDSEGLFRPGDYVSVDSPNAMAEALHRLATDEDARMRQAERGLETILARHTCEHRAAQLLGIVDELGAAGGAGNREWGIGNRDGLTAGETASEAACT from the coding sequence ATGAAATTCGTCTTTTTCGTTCACAGCGCGGTCAGCGACTGGAACCACGGCAACGCGCACTTCGTCCGCGGATTGATGAGCGCGCTGGCCCGCGGCGGCCACGAGGTGGTCAGCTACGAGCCGCGCGGCGCGTGGTCGGTGGAGAACCTGCTGCGCGACTACGGCGTGGGCGCCATCGTGGATTTCGCCCGCGCGTATCCGGAAATCGAGGTCCGCTCATTCGATCCCGCGTCGGCGTCACTGTCCGGCGATCTGGCCGAGGCGGTGCGCGGCGCGGACGTCGTGCTCGTCCACGAGTGGAACGATCCGCACGTGGTGAACGCGATTCCGGCGGCGGTGCACGCGGCGGGGGGCATCGCCCTCTTTCACGACACGCACCACCGTCCGTGGAGCCAGCCGGAGGCCATCGCCCGCTTCGACTTGGCCGCGTACGACGGCGTGCTGGCGTTCGGCGACGTGCTGACGGACATCTACCGCGACCGCTTTTCCGTCGAGCGCGCGTGGACGTTTCACGAGGCGGCGGACCACATCCGCTTTCGCCCGCTGGACGTGGAAAAAACGCAGGACGTGGCGTGGATCGGCAACTGGGGCGACGAGGAGCGCACGCAGGAGCTGCGCGACTACTGGCTGGGCGCCGCGAAGCGCTTTCCGGAGCTGAAGTGGATTGCCCACGGTGTCCGCTATCCGGAGTACGCGCTGGCGGAACTGGCGGAAGCGGGGGTGGAGTTCCGCGGATGGGCTCCGTCGCTGCGCGTCCCCGAAGTCTTCTCGCGCAGCCGCGTGACGCTGCACGTGCCCCGGCGCGCGTACGTGGATGCGCTGCGCGGGATTCCCACGATCCGCGTGTTCGAGGCGCTGGCCTGCGGCATTCCGCTGGTGTCCGCGCCATGGCTGGATTCGGAGGGACTGTTTCGCCCCGGCGACTACGTTTCGGTCGATTCGCCCAACGCGATGGCGGAGGCGCTGCACCGGCTGGCGACGGATGAGGACGCACGGATGCGGCAGGCGGAGCGCGGGCTGGAGACGATTCTGGCGCGGCACACGTGCGAGCACCGCGCGGCGCAGCTGCTGGGGATCGTGGATGAGCTCGGCGCGGCGGGTGGGGCAGGGAATAGGGAATGGGGAATAGGGAATAGGGACGGCCTTACGGCCGGCGAAACGGCTTCGGAGGCGGCATGCACCTGA
- a CDS encoding glycosyltransferase family 4 protein produces the protein MKILLSTDTVGGVWDYTVTLARELDAAGHEVLVAVIGEPRDERLAVLPAGVQVVWRQYRLEWMADAAGDVEAAGEWLRGLAEVWSADIVHLNQIAYAVHDFPAPVLVVVHSDVLSWWTHVLGVDAPAEEWKGYGEWMRAGMAAADALVTPTVYQAEMVTRHYGVPVTRVIHNGTHLTAGEPAPREGSMVLSVGRVWDRGKGVDVLDEAARLLGDDAPEIHVIGEPEAPHGEAYHPKYVTAHGRVERAQVDDWMRRAAIYCAPSRYEPFGLAPLEAALHGCALVLSDIGTFRELWDGCAEFFPPGDAEALARTLRALADDPARRARCAGAARKRAERRYTATRMAADYIELYQQLLRGPAARRRGVNRLATSS, from the coding sequence ATGAAGATCCTGCTCAGCACCGACACTGTCGGAGGGGTCTGGGATTACACCGTCACCCTGGCGCGCGAACTGGACGCGGCGGGGCACGAGGTGCTGGTGGCCGTCATCGGCGAGCCGCGCGACGAGCGGCTGGCGGTGCTCCCCGCCGGGGTGCAGGTCGTCTGGCGGCAGTACCGGCTGGAGTGGATGGCCGACGCGGCGGGCGACGTGGAGGCGGCGGGCGAGTGGCTGCGCGGACTGGCGGAGGTGTGGAGCGCGGACATCGTCCACCTCAACCAGATCGCCTACGCCGTGCACGACTTTCCCGCGCCGGTGCTGGTGGTGGTTCACAGCGACGTGCTGAGCTGGTGGACGCACGTGCTGGGGGTCGATGCCCCGGCGGAGGAGTGGAAGGGCTACGGCGAGTGGATGCGCGCCGGGATGGCCGCCGCGGACGCGCTGGTGACGCCCACCGTCTATCAGGCGGAGATGGTGACGCGGCACTACGGCGTCCCCGTCACCCGCGTCATTCACAACGGCACCCACCTGACCGCCGGCGAGCCGGCGCCGCGCGAAGGATCCATGGTCCTGAGCGTGGGGCGCGTGTGGGACCGCGGCAAGGGCGTGGACGTGCTGGACGAGGCCGCCCGTCTGCTGGGGGACGACGCGCCGGAAATCCACGTCATCGGCGAGCCGGAGGCGCCGCACGGCGAGGCGTATCATCCGAAGTACGTGACGGCGCACGGGCGGGTGGAGCGGGCGCAGGTGGATGACTGGATGCGCCGCGCCGCCATCTACTGCGCCCCCAGCCGCTACGAGCCGTTCGGCCTGGCGCCGCTGGAAGCCGCGCTGCACGGATGCGCGCTCGTCCTCAGCGACATCGGTACCTTTCGCGAACTGTGGGACGGCTGCGCGGAGTTCTTTCCGCCGGGCGACGCGGAGGCGCTGGCGCGGACGCTGCGCGCCTTGGCCGACGATCCCGCGCGGCGGGCGCGGTGCGCGGGGGCGGCGCGCAAGCGGGCGGAGCGGCGCTACACGGCAACCCGCATGGCGGCCGACTACATCGAACTTTACCAGCAGCTGCTGCGCGGCCCGGCGGCCCGCCGGCGCGGCGTGAACCGGCTCGCTACATCGTCATGA
- a CDS encoding Gfo/Idh/MocA family protein produces the protein MGFLGVGWIGRHRMEAIVNGGFGTVAAIADTSQEMIAAAKQTAPDAQVVDGLDGLLALGLDGIVIATPSAMHAEQSIRALQSGTAVFCQKPLGRTADEVRAVVDAARTADRLLEVDLSYRFTEGMRAIRERVERGDLGRIYAVDLVFHNAYGPDKPWFYDPALSGGGCVMDLGVHLVDLAMWTLGFPAATDVSARLFAGGEPLAAAPDRCEDYASALITLEGGTAVQLACSWKVSAGQDAVIGASFYGTSGGAALRNVGGSFYDFTAEAYRGTSRETLATPPDEWGGRAAADWARRLGEGERFDPSAERLIDVAGVLDRIYGR, from the coding sequence CTGGGTTTCCTGGGCGTGGGCTGGATCGGGCGGCACCGCATGGAGGCCATCGTAAACGGCGGCTTCGGTACGGTCGCCGCCATTGCCGACACGTCACAGGAGATGATCGCCGCGGCGAAGCAGACGGCGCCGGACGCGCAGGTGGTGGACGGCTTGGACGGGCTGCTCGCGCTGGGGCTGGACGGCATCGTCATCGCCACGCCCAGCGCCATGCACGCCGAGCAGAGCATCCGCGCACTGCAGAGCGGCACCGCCGTCTTCTGCCAGAAGCCGCTGGGCCGCACCGCGGATGAAGTGCGCGCCGTGGTCGATGCCGCGCGCACGGCGGACCGCCTGCTCGAAGTCGACCTGTCCTACCGTTTTACGGAGGGAATGCGCGCCATCCGCGAGCGCGTAGAGCGCGGCGACCTGGGACGCATCTACGCCGTAGACCTCGTCTTTCACAACGCGTACGGGCCCGACAAGCCCTGGTTCTATGACCCCGCGCTTTCCGGCGGCGGCTGCGTGATGGACCTGGGCGTACACCTGGTCGATCTGGCGATGTGGACGCTGGGCTTTCCCGCCGCCACGGACGTGAGCGCGCGGCTGTTCGCCGGGGGCGAGCCGCTGGCCGCCGCGCCGGACCGGTGCGAGGACTACGCATCCGCTCTCATCACGCTGGAAGGCGGGACGGCGGTGCAGTTGGCCTGCTCGTGGAAGGTGTCCGCCGGGCAGGACGCGGTGATCGGCGCGTCGTTCTACGGAACCAGCGGCGGCGCGGCGCTCAGGAATGTCGGCGGCTCGTTCTACGACTTCACCGCCGAAGCCTATCGCGGCACCTCGCGCGAGACGCTGGCGACGCCGCCGGACGAGTGGGGCGGGCGCGCGGCGGCGGACTGGGCGCGCCGGCTGGGCGAGGGCGAGCGCTTCGATCCGTCCGCCGAGCGGCTGATCGACGTAGCCGGCGTGCTGGACCGCATCTACGGCCGATGA
- a CDS encoding MDR/zinc-dependent alcohol dehydrogenase-like family protein, with protein sequence MTLIDETTDVTAVAAGEMRAARLTAPGATAVEAAALPEPGPAQVRIRLEGCGVCASNLTPWAGASWMTYPTEPGGLGHEGWGVIDAVGADVTGFAVGDRVAALSYHAYAEYDIADASATVKLPDSLAGQPFPGEPLGCAMNIFRRSDIQAGQTVAIVGIGFLGALLTRLAVDAGARVIAISRRPFSLDVARQMGAQEVIPMDDHHAIIHRVKELTGGVMADRVIEAVGKQWPLDLAGELTKERGRLIIAGYHQDGPRQVNMQMWNWRGLDVINAHERDPEVYIEGIRMAVEAVASGRLDPTPLYTHRFPLDGLDDALNATRDRPDGFLKALVMTDGAARSA encoded by the coding sequence ATGACGCTGATTGATGAAACGACGGACGTGACCGCCGTGGCCGCCGGAGAGATGCGCGCCGCCCGCCTGACCGCGCCGGGCGCCACCGCCGTGGAGGCCGCCGCGCTTCCGGAGCCGGGGCCCGCGCAGGTGCGCATCCGGCTGGAAGGGTGCGGCGTGTGCGCCAGCAACCTCACGCCGTGGGCCGGCGCTTCGTGGATGACGTATCCCACGGAGCCGGGCGGGCTGGGGCACGAGGGATGGGGCGTGATCGACGCGGTGGGCGCGGACGTGACGGGCTTCGCCGTGGGCGACCGCGTGGCAGCCCTCTCGTATCACGCCTACGCCGAGTACGACATCGCCGACGCCAGCGCGACCGTGAAGCTGCCGGACTCGCTGGCGGGGCAGCCGTTTCCCGGCGAGCCGCTGGGCTGCGCCATGAACATCTTTCGCCGCAGCGACATCCAGGCGGGGCAGACCGTCGCGATCGTGGGGATCGGCTTTCTGGGCGCGCTGCTCACGCGGCTGGCCGTGGACGCCGGCGCACGGGTCATCGCCATCAGCCGCCGCCCGTTCTCGCTGGACGTGGCCAGGCAGATGGGCGCGCAGGAGGTCATCCCCATGGACGACCACCACGCGATCATCCACCGCGTCAAGGAACTCACGGGCGGGGTGATGGCGGACCGGGTGATCGAGGCGGTGGGCAAGCAGTGGCCGCTGGACCTGGCCGGGGAACTGACGAAGGAGCGGGGCCGGCTGATCATCGCGGGCTACCACCAGGACGGCCCGCGGCAGGTGAACATGCAGATGTGGAACTGGCGCGGGCTGGACGTGATCAACGCCCACGAGCGCGACCCCGAGGTGTACATCGAGGGGATCCGCATGGCGGTGGAGGCGGTCGCCAGCGGGCGGCTGGACCCCACGCCGCTGTACACGCACCGCTTCCCGCTGGACGGGTTGGACGACGCGCTGAACGCCACGCGGGACAGGCCGGACGGGTTTTTGAAGGCCTTGGTGATGACGGACGGTGCGGCGCGCAGTGCGTGA
- a CDS encoding SDR family NAD(P)-dependent oxidoreductase, which translates to MMGTRDHVLITGGAGFVGSNLADTLLRDGQRVIVADNFARAGVRRNAAWLQANHGDRVRIEQVDVSDAARITPLVRQSRQVFHLAAQVAVTTSLEDPATDLQTNVIGTFNVLEAARTMPNPPTILFTSTNKVYGGMDDVKVELAGDAYRYADGRAGVTEATPLDFHSPYGCSKGAADQYVHDYARIYGLPTIVFRMSCIYGTRQFGTEDQGWVAHFGRALYGREPITVYGDGCQVRDVLWIDDLVEAMRLAVGKIHSVSGQVFNVGGGAANAVTVRGVIERLSEITGRTVPVHTADWRPGDQRIYVSDSAKMERVLGWKPRTSWKAGLEKLVGWLHEANLEMPVGMDEPMHEPVLAAGR; encoded by the coding sequence ATGATGGGTACGCGCGACCATGTCCTGATTACGGGCGGCGCGGGGTTCGTGGGCAGCAACCTGGCCGACACCCTGCTGCGCGACGGCCAGCGGGTGATCGTGGCCGACAACTTCGCGCGCGCGGGCGTGCGCCGGAACGCGGCGTGGCTGCAGGCCAACCACGGCGACCGGGTGCGCATCGAGCAGGTGGACGTGAGCGACGCCGCGCGCATCACCCCGCTGGTGCGCCAGAGCCGGCAGGTGTTCCATCTGGCCGCGCAGGTGGCGGTCACCACGTCGCTGGAGGATCCGGCCACGGACCTGCAGACCAACGTGATCGGCACCTTCAACGTGCTGGAGGCTGCCCGCACCATGCCCAACCCGCCCACCATCCTCTTTACCAGCACCAACAAGGTGTACGGGGGGATGGATGACGTGAAGGTGGAGCTGGCGGGCGACGCCTACCGCTACGCCGACGGGCGCGCCGGGGTGACGGAGGCCACGCCGCTGGACTTTCACTCGCCCTACGGCTGCAGCAAGGGCGCGGCAGACCAGTACGTGCACGACTACGCCCGCATCTACGGCCTGCCGACGATTGTCTTCCGGATGAGCTGCATCTACGGAACGCGCCAGTTCGGCACCGAGGACCAGGGATGGGTGGCGCACTTCGGCCGCGCGCTGTACGGCCGCGAGCCCATCACCGTGTACGGCGACGGCTGCCAGGTGCGCGACGTTCTGTGGATCGACGACCTGGTGGAGGCCATGCGCCTCGCCGTGGGGAAGATCCACTCGGTTTCGGGGCAGGTGTTCAACGTGGGCGGTGGGGCGGCCAACGCGGTCACCGTGCGCGGCGTCATCGAGCGCCTGTCGGAAATCACCGGCCGCACCGTGCCCGTGCATACGGCGGACTGGCGGCCGGGCGACCAGCGCATCTACGTCTCCGACAGCGCCAAGATGGAGCGCGTGCTGGGGTGGAAGCCGCGCACGTCGTGGAAGGCCGGGCTGGAGAAGCTGGTGGGCTGGCTGCACGAGGCCAACCTGGAAATGCCGGTGGGGATGGATGAACCGATGCACGAGCCCGTGCTTGCCGCGGGCCGCTGA
- a CDS encoding NAD-dependent epimerase/dehydratase family protein, with the protein MSARRVLVTGGAGFVGSHLVDALLQRGDRVRIFDNLDPQVHPERRKPQWVPADAEFVLGDMRDADGVRDSLRDIDVVYHLAAAVGVGQSMYQIADYTAVNTLGTAHLLQSLVDDRGDVQKVVVASSMSIYGEGRYARPDGGEPRATLRTLDRLRAHEWEPRDVDGAVLAPVPTDESKPLDPTSIYALTKADQEKMVLQIGAAYDIPAVALRFFNIYGPRQSLSNPYTGVAAIFSSRLLNGQPPLVFEDGGQKRDFVSVYDIVQALLLSAEEEAAAGKAFNVGSGRAVTVNEVASILASVLGTELEAQIVDKYRVGDIRHCFSDISLAREVLGYEPRVTFEQGMQELVAWLQEQDRPKDGVEAHAAELAARGLTL; encoded by the coding sequence GTGTCGGCTCGGAGAGTGCTGGTGACGGGAGGGGCGGGGTTCGTGGGAAGCCACCTGGTGGACGCGCTGCTGCAGCGCGGCGACCGGGTGCGCATCTTTGACAACCTCGACCCGCAGGTTCACCCCGAGCGGCGCAAGCCCCAGTGGGTTCCGGCGGACGCCGAGTTCGTCCTGGGCGACATGCGCGACGCCGACGGCGTGCGCGACAGCCTGCGGGACATCGACGTCGTGTACCATCTGGCCGCGGCGGTGGGCGTGGGGCAGAGCATGTACCAGATCGCCGACTACACCGCGGTCAACACGCTGGGCACCGCGCACCTGCTGCAGAGCCTGGTGGACGACCGGGGCGACGTGCAGAAGGTGGTGGTCGCCTCGTCCATGAGCATCTACGGCGAGGGCCGCTACGCCCGCCCGGACGGCGGCGAGCCGCGCGCCACGCTGCGCACGCTGGACCGCCTGCGCGCCCACGAGTGGGAGCCGCGCGACGTGGACGGCGCCGTGCTCGCGCCCGTGCCCACGGACGAAAGCAAGCCGCTGGACCCCACCAGCATCTACGCGCTCACCAAGGCCGACCAGGAAAAGATGGTCCTGCAGATCGGCGCCGCGTACGACATCCCCGCGGTGGCGCTCCGCTTCTTCAACATCTACGGACCCCGGCAGTCGCTCAGCAACCCGTACACCGGGGTGGCGGCCATCTTCAGCAGCCGCCTGCTGAACGGGCAGCCGCCGCTGGTATTCGAGGACGGCGGGCAGAAGCGCGACTTCGTGAGCGTGTACGACATCGTGCAGGCGCTGCTGCTGTCGGCCGAGGAGGAAGCGGCCGCGGGCAAGGCGTTCAACGTGGGCTCCGGCCGGGCGGTGACCGTGAACGAGGTGGCGTCCATCCTGGCCTCGGTGCTGGGGACGGAGCTGGAGGCGCAGATCGTGGACAAGTACCGCGTGGGCGACATCCGCCACTGCTTCAGCGACATCTCCCTCGCGCGCGAAGTGCTGGGCTACGAGCCGCGCGTGACCTTCGAGCAGGGGATGCAGGAACTGGTGGCGTGGCTGCAGGAGCAGGATCGCCCGAAGGACGGGGTGGAAGCGCATGCGGCCGAGCTGGCCGCCCGCGGACTTACGCTGTGA